From Plasmodium yoelii strain 17X genome assembly, chromosome: 7, one genomic window encodes:
- a CDS encoding structural maintenance of chromosomes protein 3, putative → MYIKQIKLKGFRTYKNETVIEFTKGINCIVGFNGSGKSNILMAIEFILSDMSEYKQVFLHEGIGNAVRSCYVEITFDNSEKYFSMFKENEIKIKKVLENMKCEIYVNDKNISKSQYVELLESCGLCVNNLYNIIKQGQIIKLSNMKEDEILNYLKSILGAKIFEEKKKDGLSMLRECDAKKETIQKEFNEMNTKLESLQEEFQKFLEYKKLEKEKVHIEYFLNEINYKNIYEETQILKSKLQELKNKTQDEDNALNLSNTSKSEYTEKLNKMKLEIVTIQNEFDRTISEEIQNKRNIIQLEILIDEKKKEKSLKESKNKNQIENINQINEFILRVNEKLRALKDVITLKEKEIENKNNEINLLLSKNMPKNSNDANYSHNIKQIEKMINDVNTELSGLEKEIMKNESYLKELKEESKKLNKDVKENEQLSEKYITDINELNKKSENCVEEKRKFQRKISEGTSNLNNIKSQLIEVNDKYEEMVKSSNKEIVKMVDIILKESNINKESILGFLIDNINVDKNYTKAVDTILESHYFTLIVEDMKTAKHIVEFIEKKREEKTNKEFNFRDFFFGKLTIVPLLNLKKYNDFTYPNDKNIIPLINCVSYNSKIYEFLKTILFKTIIVKSLESCQNYLEDNYNCVNIDGDYLSKHGFVYGGYSKKKYGVYTIYNKLKELREEEKKEKTNIDNFSNNIEQLDEELRIIYDQKSTLLGQKNGCLSSLNSITNNIHINDDNIRKANEKIKSLQEKKENIEDYKNKLKMQILQLRNNSLNPDESNKGENDITSINDEVKKLKEDLNKIRNEYDDFKNKLELLYQKRNENDSNIYMKDYEDADIAEYNKELKDKKNLIEKIEKEKKYYEEKIKQINKEMEIVKSNIDKILINEKKHKKKILDLCHQMNQTNEELRILEGKEENIRKKKIILPQGIKNLEEYQSYDKQQLSSKLKSITLELKQYSNINEKAGDRLNILMSDFNELKKRSEEINTSYKNIKDMIQHIGKKKDEALEATYIKINKYFSEYFSLLFKNRKASLMLKRMSEKEYKERLNEMNQKKRIRKKYIDDEAYIDKITGISINITSNEDEKMNYTIQELSGGERSIVAICLFLCLNKIDNFSFFFFDEIDAALDTVHRDNLSILLKELASKGTQFIITTFRKELLEYCENMYIVKIVDRESYITKGTKKEAYEIISIEEKNAIEN, encoded by the exons ATGTacataaaacaaataaaattaaaaggtTTCCgaacatataaaaatgaaacagTCATCGAGTTTACGAAAGGAATTAACTGCATAG ttggGTTCAATGGGTCGGGGAAAAGTAACATTTTAATGGCAATCGAATTTATATTAAGTGATATGTCAGAATATAAACAAGTTTTTTTACACGAGGGAATAGGTAATGCAGTTAGAAGTTGCTATGTTGAAATAACTTTTGATAATtctgaaaaatattttagcatgtttaaagaaaatgaaattaagATAAAAAAGGTTTTAGAAAATATGAAATGtgaaatatatgttaatgatAAGAATATAAGTAAAAGTCAATATGTAGAATTGTTAGAAAGCTGCGGTTTGTgtgttaataatttatacaatataattaaacaggGACAGATCATTAAATTAAGTAATATGAAAGAAGAcgaaatattaaattatttaaaaagtatattaggtgcaaaaatatttgaagaaaaaaaaaaagatggtTTATCTATGCTAAGAGAATGTGACGCTAAAAAAGAAACAATTCAAAAAGAGTTTAATGAAATGAATACAAAATTAGAAAGCTTACAAGAAGAGTTTCAAAagtttttagaatataaaaaactcgaaaaagaaaaagtacatatagaatattttttaaacgaaattaattataaaaatatttatgaggAAACACAAATATTAAAATCAAAATTacaagaattaaaaaataaaacacaaGATGAAGACAATGCTCTAAATTTAAGTAACACTTCGAAATCAGAATATacagaaaaattaaataaaatgaaattagaAATTGTTACAATTCAAAATGAATTTGATAGAACAATATCAGAGGAAATACAAAACAaaagaaatattatacaGTTAGAAATTTTaatagatgaaaaaaaaaaagaaaaatctTTGAAAGAatcgaaaaataaaaatcaaattgaaaatataaatcaaattaatgaatttattttaagaGTTAATGAAAAGTTACGGGCTCTCAAAGATGTTATTACcctaaaagaaaaagaaattgaaaataaaaacaacgAAATAAACTTG TTGTTATCGAAAAACATGCCCAAAAATTCGAATGATGCTAATTATTCTCATAACATTAaacaaattgaaaaaatgataaatgaTGTTAATACGGAGTTATCTGGTTTAGAAAAAGAG ataatgaaaaatgaaaGTTATTTAAAAGAATTGAAAGAGGaatcaaaaaaattgaaCAAAGATGTTAAGGAAAACGAACAGCTATCTGAAAAATACATAACAGATATAAATGAACTTAACAAG aAATCAGAAAATTGTGTTGAAGAAAAAAGGAAATTTCAACGGAAAATATCAGAAGGAACatcaaatttaaataatataaaaagtcAGCTGATTGAAGTAAATG ATAAATACGAAGAAATGGTAAAAAgctcaaataaagaaattgttaaaatggtggatataattttaaaagaatcaaatataaacaaGGAAAGCATTTTAGGATTTTTGATAGACAACATTAAT GTCGACAAAAATTACACAAAAGCTGTTGACACAATTTTAGAAAGCcattattttactttaattGTTGAAGATATGAAAACAGCTAAACATATAGTAGaatttatagaaaaaaaacgggaagaaaaaacaaataaagaatttaattttagagattttttttttggaaaattaACTATAGTAccattattaaatttaaaaaaatataatgactTTACTTATCCAaacgataaaaatattattcccCTAATTAACTGTGTAAGCTACaatagtaaaatatatgaatttttgaaaaccattttatttaaaactaTTATTGTGAAATCTTTGGAATCATGCCAAAACTATTTGGAGGATAACTATAACTGTGTCAATATCGATGGAGATTAC CTAAGCAAACACGGCTTTGTATATGGTGGATACAGTAAAAAAAAGTATGGAGTGTATACAATTTATAATAAGTTAAAAGAATTGcgagaagaagaaaaaaaagaaaaaacaaatattgataatttttctaataatatTGAGCAACTAGATGAAGAGTTAAGAATTATTTATGACCAAAAATCAACTTTGTTGGGTCAAAAAAATGGATGTTTATCATCACTTAATTCAATCacaaataatatacacaTAAATGATGATAACATTCGAAAAGccaatgaaaaaattaaaagtttacaagaaaaaaaagaaaatattgaggattataaaaataaattaaaaatgcaAATATTACAATTGCGAAATAACAGTTTAAATCCAGATGAATCAAATAAAGGAGAAAACGATATTACTTCTATAAATGATGAGGTGAAAAAGTTAAAAGAAGATCttaataaaattagaaaTGAATATGAcgattttaaaaataaattggaGTTGCTATATCAGAAGAGAAATGAG aacGATTCAAACATATACATGAAGGACTATGAAGATGCAGACATTGCAGAATACAACAAAGAATtgaaagacaaaaaaaatttaatagaaAAG ATCGAGAAAGAGAAGAAATAttatgaagaaaaaataaaacaaataaat AAAGAGATGGAAATTGTGAAATCCAATAttgataaaattttaattaatgaaaaaaaacataaaaaaaaaatattagacTTATGCCATCAGATGAACCAAACAAACGAAGAGCTTAGAATTTTAGA GggaaaagaagaaaatatcagaaaaaaaaaaattatattgcctcaaggaataaaaaatttagaagAGTATCAAAGTTATGATAAACAACAATTATCTTCAAAGCTTAAATCAATTACACtc GAATTAAAACAATATTCAAACATAAACGAAAAAGCAGGAGATAGattgaatatattaatga gcgattttaatgaattaaaaaaaagaagcgAAGAAATAAACACgtcttataaaaatattaaagatatgaTACAa CATAttgggaaaaaaaaagatgaagCCCTTGAAGCTacatacataaaaataaataaatatttttctgaATATTTTTCACTactttttaaaaatagaaaagCTAGTTTG ATGTTAAAGCGAATGAGCGAAAAAGAGTACAAAGAAAGATTAAATGAAatgaatcaaaaaaaaagaataaggaaaaaatatatagatgaTGAAG cATATATAGATAAAATAACGGGAATATCCATAAATATAACCTCAAATGAGGacgaaaaaatgaattatacAATTCAAGAATTGTCAG GAGGAGAAAGGAGTATTGTAGCTATTTGCCTATTCTTATGTTTAAACAAAATCGATaacttttcttttttcttttttgatGAAATCGATGCTGCCCTTGATACAGTTCACAGGGATAACCTCTCAATAct GCTAAAAGAGCTAGCTAGTAAGGGGACacaatttattattacaacGTTTAG gAAAGAGCTATTGGAGTACTGTGAAAATATGTACATTGTTAAAATCGTAGACAGGGAAAGTTACATAACAAAAGGAACGAAAAAGGAAGCATACGAAATCATTAGTAtt gaagaaaaaaatgcCATAGAAAATTAG